In Larimichthys crocea isolate SSNF chromosome VI, L_crocea_2.0, whole genome shotgun sequence, one genomic interval encodes:
- the pmepa1 gene encoding protein TMEPAI isoform X2: protein MEITQLEFVQILVIVVVMMVMVVVITCLLNHYRLSARSLLSRHAPTRRRHLPLANEGSLWSSEGTGTNSGLNEHQVYNPRPPDRGVSSSYLQREPQHAQSQSQPPLQSQRFQHTYAPSRFQPTYPYLPQSLIDLPPTICLSDGEEPPPYQGPCTLQLRDPEQQMELNRESVRAPPNRTVFDSHSLDSTSSCLQASLQAPPPSVHSGISVLEAQEALSRQQKQGSRVEGAPPTYSEVIGHYYHPTSLTPNHSHRTVSSSQAPPSSFIHGLLRPPPQQQQQQGSVDNRNARNTKEKSQKPQQV, encoded by the exons CCCAGCTGGAGTTCGTGCAGATCCTGGTGAtcgtggtggtgatgatggtgatggtggtggtcaTCACCTGTCTGCTGAACCACTACCGCCTATCGGCACGCTCCCTCCTCTCAAGACACGCCCCGACGCGCAGGAGACACCTGCCATTGGCCAAC gagGGAAGTCTGTGGTCTTCTGAGGGCACGGGGACAAACAGTGGACTAAATGAG CACCAGGTGTATAACCCCCGCCCTCCAGACAGAGGGGTCTCCTCGTCCTACCTGCAGCGGGAGCCTCAGCACGCCCAGTCCCAGTCCCAGCCTCCTCTCCAGTCCCAGCGCTTCCAGCACACGTACGCCCCGAGTCGCTTCCAGCCGACGTATCCCTACCTGCCCCAGAGCCTCATCGATCTACCGCCGACCATCTGCCTCTCGGACGGGGAGGAGCCGCCGCCGTACCAGGGCCCCTGCACCCTGCAGCTTCGAGACCCGGAGCAGCAGATGGAGCTGAACCGCGAGTCGGTCAGAGCGCCGCCCAACCGAACAGTGTTCGACTCCCATTCCCTCGACTCAACGAGCTCCTGTCTGCAGGCCAG TCTGCAGGCCCCTCCTCCGAGCGTCCACTCAGGCATCAGTGTGCTAGAAGCCCAGGAGGCCTTGTCCCGGCAGCAGAAGCAGGGCTCCCGAGTCGAAGGAGCTCCCCCAACCTACAGCGAGGTGATCGGGCACTACTACCACCCGACATCCCTCACCCCTAACCACAGCCACCGGACTGTATCGTCCTCACAAGCGCCGCCATCCTCGTTCATACACGGCCTGCTCCGACCTCcgcctcagcagcagcagcagcaaggaaGCGTGGACAACAGGAACGCAAGGAATACGAAGGAGAAATCCCAGAAGCCTCAGCAGGTGTGA
- the pmepa1 gene encoding protein TMEPAI isoform X1, translated as MQPTSGTHNHDNCVQTQLCAQLEFVQILVIVVVMMVMVVVITCLLNHYRLSARSLLSRHAPTRRRHLPLANEGSLWSSEGTGTNSGLNEHQVYNPRPPDRGVSSSYLQREPQHAQSQSQPPLQSQRFQHTYAPSRFQPTYPYLPQSLIDLPPTICLSDGEEPPPYQGPCTLQLRDPEQQMELNRESVRAPPNRTVFDSHSLDSTSSCLQASLQAPPPSVHSGISVLEAQEALSRQQKQGSRVEGAPPTYSEVIGHYYHPTSLTPNHSHRTVSSSQAPPSSFIHGLLRPPPQQQQQQGSVDNRNARNTKEKSQKPQQV; from the exons ATGCAGCCGACATCAGGGACTCACAACCATGACAACTGTGTTCAGACGCAACTGTGCG CCCAGCTGGAGTTCGTGCAGATCCTGGTGAtcgtggtggtgatgatggtgatggtggtggtcaTCACCTGTCTGCTGAACCACTACCGCCTATCGGCACGCTCCCTCCTCTCAAGACACGCCCCGACGCGCAGGAGACACCTGCCATTGGCCAAC gagGGAAGTCTGTGGTCTTCTGAGGGCACGGGGACAAACAGTGGACTAAATGAG CACCAGGTGTATAACCCCCGCCCTCCAGACAGAGGGGTCTCCTCGTCCTACCTGCAGCGGGAGCCTCAGCACGCCCAGTCCCAGTCCCAGCCTCCTCTCCAGTCCCAGCGCTTCCAGCACACGTACGCCCCGAGTCGCTTCCAGCCGACGTATCCCTACCTGCCCCAGAGCCTCATCGATCTACCGCCGACCATCTGCCTCTCGGACGGGGAGGAGCCGCCGCCGTACCAGGGCCCCTGCACCCTGCAGCTTCGAGACCCGGAGCAGCAGATGGAGCTGAACCGCGAGTCGGTCAGAGCGCCGCCCAACCGAACAGTGTTCGACTCCCATTCCCTCGACTCAACGAGCTCCTGTCTGCAGGCCAG TCTGCAGGCCCCTCCTCCGAGCGTCCACTCAGGCATCAGTGTGCTAGAAGCCCAGGAGGCCTTGTCCCGGCAGCAGAAGCAGGGCTCCCGAGTCGAAGGAGCTCCCCCAACCTACAGCGAGGTGATCGGGCACTACTACCACCCGACATCCCTCACCCCTAACCACAGCCACCGGACTGTATCGTCCTCACAAGCGCCGCCATCCTCGTTCATACACGGCCTGCTCCGACCTCcgcctcagcagcagcagcagcaaggaaGCGTGGACAACAGGAACGCAAGGAATACGAAGGAGAAATCCCAGAAGCCTCAGCAGGTGTGA